In the genome of Chryseobacterium oryzae, one region contains:
- a CDS encoding RagB/SusD family nutrient uptake outer membrane protein: MKLLIYILTLAGALCLITACVSCEKMIETDLPQNQIDTEDVFNDVQTANAALSALYAGLWDSSPISGDQSGRLFGMYTDDLTYHTTATNNGFPEIFNNTLIDSSIPVNSFWTAAYQKIYYANSILEGVENSAAIAEKDKVRIKAEALTIRSLLFFYLQQIYGDIPYPVTTNYSVNQTISKTASDEVLDRLEMDLSEAVLTLNDSYRNAERIFVNKKTAELILAKVYMHRKKYMHAEVLLKDILQSPLYTFQNDITKVFQKSGTHILWQLKPKNSGDATKEASIYYFVNAAPTAFSLTPSLVGSFASGDLRKQNWMAAVTVGGNTWYRAEKYKLRSANTLEYSVVFRLEEVYLLLAESLAQQNNVVDAVPFVNKTRQRAGLPTLSSGIGKDLLLAEILNENRREFFTEMGHRFLDLKRNDRLSVLTASKPNWKEFHRAWPIPQKELLLNSNLNPQNTGY; the protein is encoded by the coding sequence ATGAAATTATTGATTTATATATTGACCTTGGCAGGAGCGTTATGTCTGATAACGGCTTGTGTTTCCTGTGAGAAGATGATTGAAACTGACCTTCCCCAGAATCAGATCGATACCGAGGATGTGTTTAATGATGTGCAGACTGCCAATGCAGCGTTGTCTGCATTGTATGCAGGGCTTTGGGATAGTTCACCGATATCAGGGGATCAGTCGGGACGGTTGTTTGGAATGTATACTGATGACCTCACGTATCATACGACGGCAACCAATAATGGTTTTCCTGAGATTTTTAACAATACGCTGATTGATTCAAGTATTCCTGTGAACTCATTCTGGACGGCAGCCTATCAGAAGATTTATTATGCGAACAGTATTTTGGAAGGTGTTGAGAATTCAGCAGCAATTGCTGAGAAGGATAAGGTTCGGATTAAAGCTGAAGCTTTAACCATCCGTTCTTTGTTGTTTTTTTATTTGCAGCAGATATATGGTGATATTCCGTATCCTGTAACGACCAATTATTCGGTTAATCAGACGATTTCCAAGACGGCTTCCGATGAAGTGTTGGATCGTTTGGAAATGGATTTGTCGGAGGCTGTTTTAACGCTGAATGATTCCTATAGGAATGCTGAACGTATTTTTGTTAACAAGAAAACCGCTGAGCTGATTCTAGCCAAAGTGTATATGCACCGTAAAAAGTATATGCATGCGGAGGTTTTGCTGAAGGATATTCTCCAAAGCCCGCTGTATACTTTTCAGAACGATATTACTAAGGTTTTTCAAAAGTCAGGAACACATATTCTATGGCAGTTAAAGCCTAAGAATTCAGGGGATGCGACGAAGGAGGCATCGATCTATTATTTTGTCAATGCGGCACCTACTGCTTTTTCACTGACACCGTCTTTGGTCGGCAGTTTTGCATCCGGGGATCTTAGAAAGCAGAATTGGATGGCTGCTGTTACCGTGGGTGGGAATACCTGGTACAGGGCTGAAAAATATAAGCTCCGTTCTGCCAATACTTTGGAGTATTCTGTTGTGTTCAGGTTGGAGGAAGTGTATCTCCTTCTTGCTGAATCTTTGGCTCAGCAGAACAATGTGGTTGATGCTGTACCTTTTGTGAATAAAACTAGACAAAGGGCGGGACTTCCGACATTGAGTTCAGGGATTGGGAAGGATTTGCTTTTGGCGGAAATTCTGAATGAGAACAGGAGGGAGTTTTTTACGGAGATGGGGCACCGTTTTCTGGATTTGAAAAGGAATGATCGTTTGAGTGTACTAACGGCTTCCAAGCCGAACTGGAAAGAATTTCATAGAGCATGGCCGATTCCGCAGAAGGAACTGCTGCTTAATTCAAACCTTAATCCTCAAAATACCGGGTACTGA
- the nhaA gene encoding Na+/H+ antiporter NhaA has product MDNNYAKKPIDKIVQPMQRFIQQEKSGGLLLGISVVIALILANTSLSHSYHEILEQSFGFRWNNETYFEYNIHHWINDGLMSIFFFVVGLELKREIIGGELSDVRKALLPIVAAVGGMVMPALIYLLCNPSGEPHKGWGIPMATDIAFALGVLYLLGNRIPLALKVFLTALAIVDDLGAVLVIAFFYTSDINMLYLIVGLLILAIMYLGNRLGVRAILFYAVLGICGVWTTFLLSGVHATIAAVLAAFTIPADVKIKENIFISKINVYLQRFKNIDPTENTPTLTNEQLHVLEKMNEATLEATPPLQRLEHAMHPAVSFLIIPIFAIANAGVSLNIDFESLFNNNIALGTALGLVAGKVLGVVGFSYLFIKLKIATVPEGMNFKNLLGLGFLASIGFTMSLFITSLAFSHEEYQTQAKIGIFVASIIGGIIGYIILSRNSQINNTNTNDQ; this is encoded by the coding sequence ATGGACAATAACTATGCTAAAAAACCTATTGACAAAATCGTTCAACCTATGCAACGTTTCATACAACAGGAAAAGTCAGGAGGATTATTACTTGGTATCAGCGTTGTTATTGCATTAATCTTAGCAAATACATCGCTTTCTCATTCCTATCATGAAATTTTAGAACAGTCGTTTGGATTCCGCTGGAACAATGAGACTTATTTCGAGTATAATATTCACCATTGGATTAACGATGGTTTGATGTCCATCTTCTTTTTCGTAGTAGGTCTTGAACTGAAAAGAGAAATTATTGGCGGCGAATTATCTGATGTTAGAAAAGCGCTTCTTCCGATTGTCGCAGCTGTTGGAGGAATGGTTATGCCTGCACTAATTTATTTACTGTGCAATCCGTCCGGTGAACCTCATAAAGGATGGGGAATACCCATGGCAACAGATATAGCATTTGCTTTAGGAGTTTTGTATTTATTAGGTAACAGAATTCCTCTCGCTTTGAAAGTATTTTTGACTGCTCTTGCCATTGTGGATGATTTGGGTGCTGTACTGGTTATTGCATTCTTCTACACTTCAGACATCAATATGCTTTACCTGATTGTAGGATTATTGATTCTTGCAATCATGTATTTAGGAAACCGTCTGGGAGTCCGCGCTATATTATTTTATGCGGTTTTAGGAATTTGCGGAGTATGGACAACTTTTCTTTTATCAGGAGTTCACGCAACGATCGCTGCGGTTCTTGCAGCCTTCACTATTCCTGCAGATGTTAAAATAAAAGAAAACATCTTTATCTCAAAAATCAATGTATATCTGCAAAGGTTTAAAAATATTGACCCTACCGAAAATACTCCCACCCTAACGAACGAACAGCTTCATGTCTTAGAAAAAATGAATGAGGCAACATTGGAAGCTACTCCACCCCTGCAAAGACTTGAGCATGCCATGCATCCCGCAGTATCATTTCTCATCATTCCAATTTTTGCGATTGCCAACGCAGGAGTATCGTTAAATATAGATTTTGAAAGTCTGTTCAACAATAATATCGCCTTAGGTACGGCTCTCGGACTCGTAGCTGGAAAAGTTTTAGGAGTAGTTGGATTCAGCTACTTATTTATAAAACTTAAAATTGCGACAGTACCTGAAGGAATGAACTTTAAAAATCTTCTCGGGCTAGGCTTTTTGGCATCGATTGGATTTACCATGTCACTGTTTATCACCTCCCTTGCTTTTTCTCATGAAGAGTATCAGACTCAGGCTAAAATCGGTATTTTCGTTGCCTCCATTATAGGTGGAATTATAGGATACATAATTTTAAGCAGAAATTCTCAAATAAATAATACAAACACAAATGATCAATAA
- a CDS encoding BCCT family transporter yields the protein MVKTKIRTTLKKGITIPSLIFIIGVCLISALYPEITDSLLTVVKGFIFVNLNWIYVWAVSIFVIFLVYIMTSKYGNIRLGRNDSRPDYSFFSWLSMLFAAGMGIGLMYFSVAEPMQHYSNEIFSDKSLVQRAQNAQLYTFFHWGIHAWAIYGVVGLALAYFSYRYRLPLSLRSCFYPLLKDRIKGRWGNVIDVFALCSTFFGITTTLGFGVVQINSGLVTLNILPDNSFLYQVLIVAVLVSLAIFSAVSGLDKGVRILSNINITAVVILLLFVLFLGPTVYLIGSFTEGIGTYINSFFTLTFNTHVYEEGTQTWFYDWTILYWAWWISWSPYVGLFIARISKGRTIREFVAAVLILPTLFNFIWMSVFGNSAIWFDMNVADGFLSQMANDPDGLMFQFLEYLPFTKFISFLVIGIIIIFFVTSADSGIFVMNSIATKNAKVSPRWQTIGWGTLLAVLALILLNAGGLAALQSMTLITALPFSIIMLLFLVSLTKGLMVDKNYYDKDFSSTTVPWSGEQWKDRLRQIASFNDAASTHRYIETTAKQAFGELLSEFAVNGIDAKLNYGENPERIEIEIRYDLINNFIYGVRSESKIVSEYLLNEDNLPDAEENLVYFPKSYFGDNRDGYDVKLFTKNELISDVLKHYDRFINIISEEKNTMFISSDSNHRFK from the coding sequence ATGGTAAAAACTAAGATCAGAACAACACTAAAAAAAGGGATTACAATCCCGAGCCTTATTTTTATAATCGGAGTTTGTCTTATTTCTGCATTGTATCCTGAAATTACAGATAGTCTTCTGACAGTAGTCAAAGGTTTTATTTTTGTGAACCTGAACTGGATTTATGTTTGGGCAGTTTCGATCTTTGTGATTTTCCTCGTGTATATCATGACCAGTAAATACGGTAATATCAGATTAGGTCGAAATGACAGCAGACCTGATTATTCATTTTTTTCATGGCTATCAATGCTTTTTGCTGCGGGAATGGGTATTGGGTTAATGTATTTTAGTGTTGCTGAGCCGATGCAGCATTATTCCAACGAGATATTTTCTGACAAATCTCTTGTTCAAAGGGCTCAGAATGCCCAGCTTTACACCTTTTTTCACTGGGGGATTCATGCTTGGGCAATCTATGGAGTTGTAGGTTTGGCGCTAGCTTATTTTTCGTACAGATATAGACTTCCTTTGTCTTTAAGAAGTTGCTTTTATCCTTTATTGAAAGACAGAATAAAAGGCAGATGGGGTAACGTCATCGATGTTTTTGCTTTATGCAGTACTTTTTTTGGTATCACCACCACTTTAGGGTTTGGTGTAGTGCAGATCAATTCAGGACTGGTTACCCTAAATATATTGCCTGATAACAGTTTTCTTTATCAGGTTCTTATCGTTGCTGTTTTGGTCTCACTGGCTATATTTTCAGCGGTCAGCGGTTTGGATAAAGGGGTGAGAATATTAAGCAACATAAATATTACCGCTGTCGTAATACTGCTTCTATTTGTACTTTTTTTAGGTCCTACGGTTTATCTGATCGGGAGCTTTACTGAAGGTATCGGGACGTATATCAATAGTTTTTTTACGCTCACATTCAATACTCACGTCTATGAAGAAGGAACCCAGACATGGTTTTATGACTGGACGATTCTATATTGGGCATGGTGGATCTCCTGGTCTCCGTATGTAGGATTGTTTATAGCGAGAATTTCAAAAGGACGTACAATCAGGGAATTTGTAGCCGCAGTGCTGATTTTACCTACTTTATTTAATTTTATCTGGATGTCTGTATTTGGCAACAGTGCGATTTGGTTTGATATGAATGTTGCCGATGGTTTTTTAAGCCAGATGGCTAACGATCCGGACGGACTGATGTTTCAGTTTCTGGAGTATCTTCCATTTACAAAATTTATTAGTTTTCTAGTTATTGGTATCATTATCATCTTCTTTGTTACCTCTGCTGATAGTGGTATTTTTGTGATGAACAGTATTGCAACTAAAAATGCTAAAGTTTCGCCACGGTGGCAAACGATAGGATGGGGAACACTTCTCGCTGTTTTGGCACTGATACTGCTCAATGCTGGAGGATTGGCTGCACTCCAAAGTATGACCTTGATTACAGCACTTCCTTTCTCAATAATCATGCTTCTGTTCCTCGTTAGTCTAACAAAAGGTTTAATGGTTGACAAAAATTATTATGACAAAGATTTTTCATCCACGACCGTTCCCTGGTCGGGAGAGCAGTGGAAAGATAGGCTAAGGCAGATCGCTTCCTTTAATGATGCAGCTTCTACCCATAGATACATAGAAACGACGGCTAAGCAGGCGTTTGGTGAACTTCTGTCTGAGTTTGCTGTTAATGGGATAGATGCAAAATTGAATTATGGAGAAAACCCAGAAAGAATCGAAATAGAAATCAGATATGATCTGATCAACAATTTTATTTATGGCGTTAGAAGCGAATCAAAAATAGTGTCTGAATATCTGCTGAATGAAGACAATCTACCTGACGCAGAAGAGAATCTCGTTTATTTCCCCAAATCTTATTTTGGTGACAACAGGGATGGATATGACGTGAAGCTGTTCACAAAAAACGAATTAATATCGGATGTTTTAAAACATTATGACCGATTCATCAATATTATATCGGAAGAGAAAAATACAATGTTTATCAGTAGTGATTCAAATCATCGGTTTAAATAA
- a CDS encoding S9 family peptidase has translation MSKVSLMMIFCTVSFFSAQDMSDEGLKKWVAQFSSLNLLTVNEDVSYAAVTKSYMGSIDTVLVFSHNRVKAIDTLVGYNISRNFLGKNYLFAQGVGKAVFVNLKTGKRSEYNTAVNGGIIKDVKQFYILDSQRKIRVFHSDGRLLYEIDNVDKLVGDDGKILFSVKSVDGRFALMRWDGKKAVALYQTDDTVEKIEMMPSGSYLSIREIGQGASLRSLKILDLQSGRLIAPAELQNLPEKTVKVTEIRKGESFLVSAETHIPVPKTPMVELWYGTDRELRFTKNGKVKYRFWHIMTDTGTVEEFPTDRFEIFTSLNNSRYLWAFSNREVFDYVSANPKYDMFLYDIQLKKYSLIFPKSSEIFGSADGRYVVSFDRKEKIWKLFDLHSQKMADVKGSDLRNPVYSLDGKKLFFSGKTDLYSYDLKTGVLSGMEISKESEVVLMDKKVIMGFTLLETKFNTVTVDTGKPLRLQLNNTLKGTTSVLELNKNKRLVLIPETDRKIKKIAFGKGSGTKSGFTIEENFNLPDGLYSVSNNGSKKKLLYQTNTQDLMLDKMKVEVVHFNNSLGVPLKGILTYPMDYDPMKKYPMVVKVYQQQSSAASTYLTGDVAQDGISKRILVEHGYFVFQPDIVFDDRGTGISALDCVNKALDAIQNNTSIDFSKVGLTGHSMGGYETDFIATKSKRFAAFVSGASVANTVQSYFSYNRLFEVPDYARFEDGQFDMNISYAENPKLYDNNNPINFVQNVNAPILLWTGRKDTNVVPEQTEAFYVGLLRNRKPVIALHYKDQSHSLGIMTPETFDLNRRVIEWWDYFLKGRNSTGWIQKELTGN, from the coding sequence TTGAGTAAGGTATCGTTGATGATGATATTTTGTACTGTATCTTTCTTTAGTGCACAGGATATGTCGGATGAGGGGCTCAAGAAATGGGTAGCGCAGTTTTCTTCTTTAAATCTGCTGACGGTCAATGAGGATGTTTCTTACGCTGCGGTCACAAAATCGTATATGGGGAGTATTGATACAGTGCTTGTGTTTTCTCATAATAGGGTAAAAGCTATAGATACTCTTGTAGGATATAATATATCACGGAATTTTTTAGGCAAGAATTATTTATTTGCTCAGGGTGTCGGCAAAGCTGTTTTTGTCAATCTGAAAACCGGGAAAAGATCTGAATATAATACCGCTGTTAATGGCGGTATTATTAAAGATGTAAAACAGTTTTACATTTTGGATAGTCAAAGGAAGATCCGGGTTTTTCATTCTGATGGGCGTCTCTTGTATGAGATTGACAATGTTGATAAACTGGTGGGAGACGATGGGAAGATTTTGTTTTCAGTTAAATCGGTTGATGGTCGTTTTGCTTTGATGAGATGGGATGGTAAAAAGGCTGTGGCTTTGTATCAGACAGATGATACGGTTGAGAAGATTGAAATGATGCCTTCGGGGAGTTATTTGAGTATTCGTGAGATTGGGCAGGGAGCTTCCTTGAGATCGCTGAAGATCTTGGATTTACAGAGCGGCAGGCTCATTGCTCCTGCAGAGTTACAGAATCTTCCTGAGAAAACTGTGAAGGTCACTGAAATTCGGAAAGGAGAATCTTTTTTGGTTAGTGCTGAAACCCATATTCCGGTTCCTAAGACTCCAATGGTTGAACTTTGGTACGGAACGGACAGGGAGCTTCGGTTTACAAAAAATGGTAAGGTTAAGTATCGGTTCTGGCATATTATGACTGATACAGGGACTGTTGAAGAGTTTCCCACGGATAGATTTGAAATTTTTACTTCACTGAACAACAGCCGATACTTGTGGGCATTCAGTAACAGAGAAGTTTTTGATTATGTGAGTGCTAATCCGAAGTATGATATGTTTTTGTATGATATTCAATTGAAAAAATATTCGCTGATATTTCCGAAGTCCTCTGAAATATTCGGTTCAGCGGATGGGAGGTATGTGGTATCTTTTGACAGAAAAGAGAAAATATGGAAATTGTTTGATCTTCACAGTCAGAAGATGGCTGATGTTAAAGGTTCTGATTTGAGAAATCCTGTTTATAGTTTGGATGGCAAAAAACTGTTTTTTAGCGGAAAGACAGATTTGTATTCTTATGACCTGAAAACGGGTGTTTTGAGTGGTATGGAGATTTCAAAAGAGTCGGAGGTTGTCTTGATGGATAAGAAGGTAATAATGGGATTTACTCTTTTGGAGACGAAGTTCAATACAGTTACGGTAGACACTGGTAAACCCTTGCGTCTGCAGTTAAACAATACACTTAAAGGTACAACATCAGTGTTGGAGTTGAATAAAAATAAGAGATTGGTTCTTATTCCTGAAACTGACCGGAAGATTAAGAAAATTGCTTTTGGAAAGGGTAGTGGTACAAAGTCTGGTTTTACCATTGAGGAGAATTTTAATCTGCCTGATGGGTTGTATTCAGTTTCAAATAATGGGAGTAAGAAGAAGTTGCTTTATCAGACCAATACTCAGGACTTGATGTTGGATAAAATGAAAGTGGAAGTGGTGCATTTTAATAATTCTTTGGGGGTACCGTTAAAAGGAATATTGACTTATCCTATGGATTATGATCCTATGAAAAAATATCCGATGGTTGTAAAGGTTTATCAGCAGCAATCCAGTGCTGCTTCAACTTATCTAACTGGTGATGTAGCACAGGATGGAATCAGCAAAAGGATTTTGGTTGAACATGGTTATTTTGTATTTCAGCCGGATATTGTGTTTGATGACAGAGGAACGGGGATTTCAGCTTTGGATTGTGTGAATAAAGCCTTGGATGCAATTCAAAATAATACTTCTATCGATTTTTCGAAAGTTGGGTTAACAGGACATTCGATGGGTGGCTATGAGACCGACTTTATCGCTACGAAATCCAAGCGTTTTGCAGCTTTTGTTTCAGGTGCGTCTGTTGCAAATACAGTTCAAAGCTATTTTTCTTACAACAGGCTTTTTGAAGTTCCTGATTATGCGAGGTTTGAAGATGGGCAATTTGATATGAATATTTCTTATGCCGAAAATCCAAAGCTTTATGATAATAATAATCCGATAAATTTTGTACAAAATGTAAATGCACCAATTCTTCTTTGGACTGGTAGAAAAGACACGAATGTTGTTCCTGAGCAGACGGAAGCTTTTTACGTTGGTTTGTTGAGGAATAGGAAACCTGTTATTGCCTTACACTACAAGGATCAGTCACACAGCTTGGGCATTATGACGCCTGAAACTTTTGATTTGAATCGAAGGGTAATAGAATGGTGGGATTATTTTCTTAAGGGCAGGAACAGTACAGGTTGGATACAAAAGGAGTTGACTGGTAACTAA
- a CDS encoding DUF389 domain-containing protein: MINNIFNFINLHNGEERKDKVLENVTANISFRGSNLWILACAIIIASVGLNVNSTAVIIGAMLISPLMGPIVGAGFALGTYNFPLLKKSFKNLLIATFVSLTVSAIYFYVSPFKDVQSELLARTAPNIYDVLIAFFGGLVGVIAITRVEKGNPIPGVAIATALMPPLCTAGFGLATFNFSYFFGAFYLYSINCFFICIATFFVVKFLQYPSSIIDNKYEKRIKYGISVLILVMIIPSFYLAYNLFNEKTFTKTAEEFVHKEFENKGFTVIYKKINYNASPKIIDIAFLNEKITADEILSYNKILADYGLYDTKLNVRQDGTDIKSEILSEISKTDRSISEKDLTIAQLRQELNSYKISDSTLLQEIKILYPSMQNVTYGKTELYPLTDSARLQFTLLYTGDKIDQTQLKNWLQKRLKEKSVLIMNTDAN, from the coding sequence ATGATCAATAATATTTTCAATTTTATCAATCTTCATAATGGTGAAGAAAGAAAAGACAAAGTACTGGAAAACGTAACAGCCAATATTTCTTTCCGGGGATCCAATCTTTGGATTCTTGCCTGTGCCATTATTATCGCATCTGTCGGATTAAATGTAAACTCAACTGCGGTAATCATCGGAGCCATGTTGATATCACCATTAATGGGACCCATCGTAGGAGCAGGTTTTGCTTTGGGCACCTATAATTTTCCGTTGCTGAAAAAATCATTTAAAAATTTACTGATCGCAACATTTGTAAGCTTGACGGTTTCTGCCATCTACTTTTATGTAAGCCCTTTCAAAGATGTACAGTCAGAGTTGCTTGCAAGGACAGCTCCAAATATCTACGATGTCCTAATAGCTTTTTTTGGCGGCTTAGTGGGAGTTATAGCAATTACCAGAGTCGAAAAAGGAAATCCCATTCCGGGTGTGGCGATAGCGACTGCATTAATGCCACCATTGTGTACTGCCGGCTTTGGATTGGCAACATTCAATTTTTCCTATTTTTTCGGTGCATTTTACCTATACAGTATTAATTGTTTTTTTATCTGCATTGCTACTTTTTTTGTTGTTAAATTCCTTCAATATCCTTCATCTATTATTGATAACAAATATGAGAAAAGAATTAAATACGGTATTTCAGTATTGATTTTAGTGATGATCATTCCAAGCTTTTATTTAGCTTACAATCTTTTTAATGAAAAAACATTTACAAAGACCGCAGAGGAATTTGTACATAAGGAATTTGAAAATAAAGGCTTTACCGTTATTTATAAAAAAATTAATTATAACGCCTCACCTAAAATTATTGATATTGCTTTTCTCAACGAAAAGATCACCGCAGATGAAATTTTATCCTATAATAAAATACTTGCAGATTACGGACTATACGATACGAAGCTTAATGTTAGACAAGACGGAACAGATATTAAATCTGAAATTCTAAGTGAAATCAGTAAAACAGACCGAAGCATTTCTGAGAAAGACCTGACTATTGCACAACTCAGACAAGAGCTTAATAGTTATAAAATTTCCGACTCCACTCTTCTTCAGGAAATTAAAATCCTGTATCCATCGATGCAAAACGTCACTTATGGAAAAACTGAACTTTACCCACTGACTGATAGCGCAAGACTACAGTTTACCCTATTGTATACAGGGGATAAGATCGATCAAACACAACTTAAAAACTGGCTGCAGAAAAGACTGAAAGAGAAGAGTGTATTAATTATGAATACGGATGCCAATTAA